In Passer domesticus isolate bPasDom1 unplaced genomic scaffold, bPasDom1.hap1 HAP1_SCAFFOLD_44, whole genome shotgun sequence, a single window of DNA contains:
- the LOC135292759 gene encoding uncharacterized protein LOC135292759 isoform X1 yields MWQGGQEMKGEPVHMEALPRGSSGSMPASAAGREAMPDPGPGVPSSLWQKGIPAHPGKCSHLCSVLDEVAGKASPLAWMNKVSKPLEPPADVSTGRTSPAPTLEAAQKPSSHQSVTPTGKIQDTTDKISLEPSKQMRQELKELLQTRQEMDIVLQWKVAFLEGSTPSSVPASAAGKKAMPDTGTGTADWDAGKDSPLAWRYEVVKPSGHSADVSAGTTSPTPTLDAAQKASSHHRSPTIGETKDMAGKKFQDPLEIMWQMLKERLQRKQEMKGEPVHMEALPRGSSGSVPASAAGREAVQGTGTGAEPAGEGPTSRTEALGDAEGVSAGRTSSAPGLDAWPQHSSHGRGPPKGKTQDTAAKKSHEADEFLRETQKEAPGGQVMDQKAVQEEEQPGRSSGSLAALAAGRKAMTDTGTGTADAAGTTRPVPNAQDGLRRGFCQGTGCWLLLLASVLCLGLAFMLYCFGIGYSWKRKQSTSGQELEDGGCTSQPDSVSSSSSSRNSLDSPLKCSVKRTPEQQSTRKPLIAP; encoded by the exons atgtggcagggaggacaag aaatgaaaggagagcctgtgcacatgGAAGCATtacccagaggaagcagtggttccatgccagcctctgctgcaggaagggaggccatgccagacccaggcccaggag tgcccagttccctgtggcagaaagggatcccagcacaccctggaaagtgttctcatctgtgctccgttctagatgaggttgccgggaaggcttctccattagcttggatgaataaagtttccaagcccttggagcctcctgcag atgtgtctacagggaggacttctccagctcctaccttggaagctgcacaaaagcccagctcccatcagagtg ttactccaacagggaaaatccaagatacaacagataagatatccctggaaccatccaaacagatgaggcaagagctgaaggaactcctgcagacaagacaag agatggacatagtgcttcagtggaaggtggcatttcttgaaggaagcactccatcttcagtgccagcctctgctgcaggaaagaaggcaatgccagacacgggcacaggcacagcag actgggatgctgggaaggattctccgtTAGCCTGGCGCTATGAAGTTGTGAAAccctctgggcattctgcag atgtgtctgcagggacgacttcaccaactcctaccttggatgctgcacaaaaggccagctcccatcacagga gtcctacgataggagagaccaaagacatggcaggcaagaaattccaggacccattagaaatcatgtggcaaatgctgaaggaacgtctgcagagaaagcaag aaatgaaaggagagcctgtgcacatgGAAGcacttcccagaggaagcagtggttccgtgccagcctctgctgcaggaagggaggctgtacaaggcacaggcacaggag ctgaacctgctggtgaaggccccacatccaggacggaggctctgggagatgctgagg gtgtgtctgcagggaggacttcttcagctccagggctggatgcttggccccaacacagctcccatggcaggg gtcctccaaaaggaaagacccaagatactgcagccaaaaagtctcatgaggcagatgaattcctgagagaaacacagaaggaagcacccggaggacaag tgatggaccaaaaggctgttcaggaggaggaacagccagggagaagcagtggctcattggcagccctagctgcaggaaggaaggcaatgacagacacgggcacaggcacagcag atgcagccggcaccacaagacctgttcccaatgcccaggatggcctcagaaggggtttctgtcagggaacaggctgctggctactGTTACTGGCAAGCGTGCTTTGTTTGGGGCTTGCGTTCATGTTGTActgctttggaatcgggtattcctggaagagaaaaca gagcacctcgggacaggagttggaagacggtggctgcacctcacagccagacagcgtgagcagctcctccagcagcaggaacagcctggacagccctctcaagtgttctgtgaagaggaccccagaacaacagtctacgaggaagcctcttattgccccatag
- the LOC135292759 gene encoding uncharacterized protein LOC135292759 isoform X2, giving the protein MWQGGQEMKGEPVHMEALPRGSSGSMPASAAGREAMPDPGPGVPSSLWQKGIPAHPGKCSHLCSVLDEVAGKASPLAWMNKVSKPLEPPADVSTGRTSPAPTLEAAQKPSSHQSGKIQDTTDKISLEPSKQMRQELKELLQTRQEMDIVLQWKVAFLEGSTPSSVPASAAGKKAMPDTGTGTADWDAGKDSPLAWRYEVVKPSGHSADVSAGTTSPTPTLDAAQKASSHHRSPTIGETKDMAGKKFQDPLEIMWQMLKERLQRKQEMKGEPVHMEALPRGSSGSVPASAAGREAVQGTGTGAEPAGEGPTSRTEALGDAEGVSAGRTSSAPGLDAWPQHSSHGRGPPKGKTQDTAAKKSHEADEFLRETQKEAPGGQVMDQKAVQEEEQPGRSSGSLAALAAGRKAMTDTGTGTADAAGTTRPVPNAQDGLRRGFCQGTGCWLLLLASVLCLGLAFMLYCFGIGYSWKRKQSTSGQELEDGGCTSQPDSVSSSSSSRNSLDSPLKCSVKRTPEQQSTRKPLIAP; this is encoded by the exons atgtggcagggaggacaag aaatgaaaggagagcctgtgcacatgGAAGCATtacccagaggaagcagtggttccatgccagcctctgctgcaggaagggaggccatgccagacccaggcccaggag tgcccagttccctgtggcagaaagggatcccagcacaccctggaaagtgttctcatctgtgctccgttctagatgaggttgccgggaaggcttctccattagcttggatgaataaagtttccaagcccttggagcctcctgcag atgtgtctacagggaggacttctccagctcctaccttggaagctgcacaaaagcccagctcccatcagagtg ggaaaatccaagatacaacagataagatatccctggaaccatccaaacagatgaggcaagagctgaaggaactcctgcagacaagacaag agatggacatagtgcttcagtggaaggtggcatttcttgaaggaagcactccatcttcagtgccagcctctgctgcaggaaagaaggcaatgccagacacgggcacaggcacagcag actgggatgctgggaaggattctccgtTAGCCTGGCGCTATGAAGTTGTGAAAccctctgggcattctgcag atgtgtctgcagggacgacttcaccaactcctaccttggatgctgcacaaaaggccagctcccatcacagga gtcctacgataggagagaccaaagacatggcaggcaagaaattccaggacccattagaaatcatgtggcaaatgctgaaggaacgtctgcagagaaagcaag aaatgaaaggagagcctgtgcacatgGAAGcacttcccagaggaagcagtggttccgtgccagcctctgctgcaggaagggaggctgtacaaggcacaggcacaggag ctgaacctgctggtgaaggccccacatccaggacggaggctctgggagatgctgagg gtgtgtctgcagggaggacttcttcagctccagggctggatgcttggccccaacacagctcccatggcaggg gtcctccaaaaggaaagacccaagatactgcagccaaaaagtctcatgaggcagatgaattcctgagagaaacacagaaggaagcacccggaggacaag tgatggaccaaaaggctgttcaggaggaggaacagccagggagaagcagtggctcattggcagccctagctgcaggaaggaaggcaatgacagacacgggcacaggcacagcag atgcagccggcaccacaagacctgttcccaatgcccaggatggcctcagaaggggtttctgtcagggaacaggctgctggctactGTTACTGGCAAGCGTGCTTTGTTTGGGGCTTGCGTTCATGTTGTActgctttggaatcgggtattcctggaagagaaaaca gagcacctcgggacaggagttggaagacggtggctgcacctcacagccagacagcgtgagcagctcctccagcagcaggaacagcctggacagccctctcaagtgttctgtgaagaggaccccagaacaacagtctacgaggaagcctcttattgccccatag
- the LOC135292759 gene encoding uncharacterized protein LOC135292759 isoform X3 translates to MWQGGQEMKGEPVHMEALPRGSSGSMPASAAGREAMPDPGPGDEVAGKASPLAWMNKVSKPLEPPADVSTGRTSPAPTLEAAQKPSSHQSVTPTGKIQDTTDKISLEPSKQMRQELKELLQTRQEMDIVLQWKVAFLEGSTPSSVPASAAGKKAMPDTGTGTADWDAGKDSPLAWRYEVVKPSGHSADVSAGTTSPTPTLDAAQKASSHHRSPTIGETKDMAGKKFQDPLEIMWQMLKERLQRKQEMKGEPVHMEALPRGSSGSVPASAAGREAVQGTGTGAEPAGEGPTSRTEALGDAEGVSAGRTSSAPGLDAWPQHSSHGRGPPKGKTQDTAAKKSHEADEFLRETQKEAPGGQVMDQKAVQEEEQPGRSSGSLAALAAGRKAMTDTGTGTADAAGTTRPVPNAQDGLRRGFCQGTGCWLLLLASVLCLGLAFMLYCFGIGYSWKRKQSTSGQELEDGGCTSQPDSVSSSSSSRNSLDSPLKCSVKRTPEQQSTRKPLIAP, encoded by the exons atgtggcagggaggacaag aaatgaaaggagagcctgtgcacatgGAAGCATtacccagaggaagcagtggttccatgccagcctctgctgcaggaagggaggccatgccagacccaggcccaggag atgaggttgccgggaaggcttctccattagcttggatgaataaagtttccaagcccttggagcctcctgcag atgtgtctacagggaggacttctccagctcctaccttggaagctgcacaaaagcccagctcccatcagagtg ttactccaacagggaaaatccaagatacaacagataagatatccctggaaccatccaaacagatgaggcaagagctgaaggaactcctgcagacaagacaag agatggacatagtgcttcagtggaaggtggcatttcttgaaggaagcactccatcttcagtgccagcctctgctgcaggaaagaaggcaatgccagacacgggcacaggcacagcag actgggatgctgggaaggattctccgtTAGCCTGGCGCTATGAAGTTGTGAAAccctctgggcattctgcag atgtgtctgcagggacgacttcaccaactcctaccttggatgctgcacaaaaggccagctcccatcacagga gtcctacgataggagagaccaaagacatggcaggcaagaaattccaggacccattagaaatcatgtggcaaatgctgaaggaacgtctgcagagaaagcaag aaatgaaaggagagcctgtgcacatgGAAGcacttcccagaggaagcagtggttccgtgccagcctctgctgcaggaagggaggctgtacaaggcacaggcacaggag ctgaacctgctggtgaaggccccacatccaggacggaggctctgggagatgctgagg gtgtgtctgcagggaggacttcttcagctccagggctggatgcttggccccaacacagctcccatggcaggg gtcctccaaaaggaaagacccaagatactgcagccaaaaagtctcatgaggcagatgaattcctgagagaaacacagaaggaagcacccggaggacaag tgatggaccaaaaggctgttcaggaggaggaacagccagggagaagcagtggctcattggcagccctagctgcaggaaggaaggcaatgacagacacgggcacaggcacagcag atgcagccggcaccacaagacctgttcccaatgcccaggatggcctcagaaggggtttctgtcagggaacaggctgctggctactGTTACTGGCAAGCGTGCTTTGTTTGGGGCTTGCGTTCATGTTGTActgctttggaatcgggtattcctggaagagaaaaca gagcacctcgggacaggagttggaagacggtggctgcacctcacagccagacagcgtgagcagctcctccagcagcaggaacagcctggacagccctctcaagtgttctgtgaagaggaccccagaacaacagtctacgaggaagcctcttattgccccatag